GCCTTCCTCTACAGCGAAGCGTGTTCCAGGTATAAAATAGATATTCTCATGCTCCATGCTGTACTGGAGAAGTTCACGCACATCCACAGGCGCTGGCAACTGTATCCATATAAAGTAACCACCGCTGGGCGACTGCATGCTGCAGCCATCAGGTAGCTCGGAGTTCAATACAGATATAGTCGCCATCATCCTTTCCTTATAAGCCTTGTAGAGACGTTCTATATGCGGTTGAACTAGCTGCATTTGAAATAAGGACCTCAGTATACCTACTGTATAGTTGTTGAAGCAGCCCCCACTGTTAATTATGCCGCTGCTGATTAGCTGTGGCTTAAGACGCCCCGGAACCTCCAGCCAACCCAAACGCACGCCCGGTCCAATAATCTTTGAAAAACTACCATTGGATATGACATTGCCAGTATATCCTGCAGCCGTGGGATCATCGTAGGACATTAGACGTGAAAACTCTGGTTTCTCTCCATAGTGTAATATATTATAGACATCATCGCACAAGACTAAAAAGTCATATTTGCGGGCCAACTGCACAATACCACGACAAACAGCTGGCGAGAACAGTATACCCGTGGGATTATGATAAGTAGGTATAGCATAATACATAGCCCAGAAGtctttgtttttagatttaaataCACGGTCTCGGGCTTTCTGCTCCAAATCTTCAAGATCAACTCCGTCCTCATTAAGCTTAAGCGGGACAATTTGTATGCTTGTAAACTGCTGCATTGCATCCAACGCAATCATATAGGTATACTCATCCACAAAGATAAATCCATTGAAATCAATCAGCGTAGAAAGCACAAAGTGTAGACCCTGCGTTGCACCCGCCGTTATTATCAAGtctttgctaaaaataaactaattgttgGCAAAATCAACAGTGTAATCTAGTATATTACTTACGCGTGAACAGCATTGTCGTACTTTTCGCTAAGGTACTTGGCGATTTCATAGCGTGCCTCGTAATCACCACTACTTGGTCCATATTGAAAGATCAACGATTGATTGTACTTCTGCTCATTACTctacaaattttcaaacatAGAATTATGTCATTTGTTGATAATCGGCACACTTACCAAGCAATGCGTAGTGGCTTGTTGAAATATCTCACAGCAGGGCTCTAATAAATCTGTGCCTGGCGCACCAACGCCAAGATTTAAGATTTCTTGCTGATAAACGTTAAGAGGGCCTCCATCAAAAAGATGCTTTAGCTTGGCCTCCTGGTTGTGTGCCGACATATCAgacatttaaatgttaatgctGTTAAAAGATCAGCCCGCTTAACTTTTTGCTTCATCTTTACATTACACTACATTTAAAGTTAATGGATGACCTGTGCGTAGTTGGTTACTTATAATTCACTGTCATCCAGCATACAACAAAGACATCAgctgtttaaaaattagttaaaggcttatttttggttttacgGACATCCGCTAATACGTAGTAAAGATGGAACATGAGCAGCCCACTACAAGCGCTAAAGCTGGGCAGGCTGCAGATCCAGATTCACCCATGCACGGACCAACGCTTTCAACATCCACTTCGAGCTTCGAAGCCTTGGCACAAAGATATGATCCAAATCTGAGTCGAATGGCCATAAACATGTTCCAGAAAACAGAGGAGTATTTACAACATGAGCTGAATGCGCCTCTGGAGGACTATAAGCTATTGGAGGAGATGAATAAGGCAACCATTGCCAAATACAAAGACATGCGACAAATTGCTGAAAATCTAAATGTTTCCACAAACGATCTGTGCGACAAATTTCAGCAGCTAGCGCCTCTTATGCAGCAAATTGATGAAATATCTGACACGGTGGACAAACTAGAAGCTGCCGCTTATAAACTGGACGCATATAGTATAGCACTGGAAAATCGTGTCAAATGCGTGCTCCAACGAAAGTCAAGTCCTCACGCAGGACAATAGCTTATAAATTCACAAATGCATTACtagtacatatgtaaaattagatttttaatatttaaccaagtaaaagcttaaatataattgctaTAACGTTTAAGAATATAAGCGGAACTGCAAATTAGAATGGGTAGAAAGGGACACGtgtcaataaattgttattactTAAATGCGCCAAATACCTACTCTTGGCAACTGTGCGTATGGATCGTATGAGATTAAGCACTTGATCCTTTGCTGTGGGTGGTCCAAAGTTCTGTTGGTTTGCTTGTCTGCCCCAGCCGACTGTAAGAAACACAAAGCCTATTAGTTCTATTGTGGAGTAGGACAAACTCTAGACATTTACACTTGGCCAGAAACCGTTCCTCATGCAATATGCAAACGGCATTTAAACACAGCAAGGAAGCCTCTACTAATGTCCAGAGTGTAAACATCTTGCACTAttctatttagtttttatatatacaatccaaaatgagcaacaaattgttgacgTCAAAATGTCGGCTTCGTGTTGTGCGATTCACACAAAAACGCGTACATAGACAGCTGCTATCAGGGCTGCACACATTTCATTAAAACATTTCGTGCTGACTGCTAAAACATacagtttttgtttacacttgCATTTTAAAAGAGTTTATGAAAGAAAACATTCGTAAAATGGCGCCATTTCTTAAGTTTCTTGTACTGCTTGGGTCGCTGGCAACATTTATCTATACATTTTATGTGGTTGGAAATTTAACACTATTTCTTTCACTACCGCGCGAAATATCTAAGGCTCATACCtggattttcaatttgctggaCAACAAGTCGCGTCTGGAGACTGCTTATGGACCAATTGTGTGGGATGCCCTCTACATAATTGGCTTCATATTTCAGCACAGCCTGCAGAAGTCAGCGATAGTAAAGAACCTATTGCGCAAATGGGGCTTAGCATCAGCGGAGCGCACCATGTACTGTCTGACGTCATCGCTCTGCTTACATGTAAGCATAAGCACGTAAATAACTTTGAATATTTACTCATCATGTCTATTTTAGTACTTGCTGAAAAATTGGTTGCCTGCCACATCGATTGTGCTCTGGCAAATCAATGTGGAAAGCCCAGTGATCTGGTGGGCCTCTTTGTGATAACCCATATACTCTGTTGGGCTGTTATATTTGGAGGGTCCATTATCTTGGATCTCCCAGAATTGCTGGGCATTAAACAGGCCTACTACAGTCTGCATAACTATGCCGATCCACTAGCCTACAAGTCACCACAGCTGCGCACTCTTTATGCTCATGTGCGTCATCCATCGTTCATAGGTTTCACACTCATTCTTTTTGTGACGAATGTTATGAGCCTGGATCGGTTGGTGTTGGCCGTGCTTCTTactacatacatgtatgttgCCTGGTCCACCGATCAGCGCGATGTGGCCTAccatcagcaacagctgcaacgcAAAAAACACGAATTAAAGGCTCAGTAAACCAAGCTCTTCATCACTCTACTTAAACTACGAATCTAACAATAACATAGCACCTATGTTTACTATTGTGTGTACTGTTCTCATTTTATTTCAACCTTATTTGTGTAAATTAACCTTAATAAATCATTAACTCATTCTCACCATTGACGGGTCAAATGGTTGTCCTTTAAATGGCGAACCTTCGGCATCCCAGGCCTTCTTTAATCGTTCAAATGTCTTGGCTTGCTCTGGATCTGTTGGATTGTcggtttgctgctgtttatcgGCTGCCATCTGTTTTACTCTTAGCTTTTCAATTGCTGTCTGTGAATCTTGCGGTAGCTCATCTATATAACGCCCGGTGTCTAGTTTTGTAATATCAATCTCAGCATCACTCTCAAACAAACGCTCCCACCAACCCTCCTTTGCTTTATCTGCAGAGACacgaattaaattaaacaaatgctttaTACAATAAGCCTGTCACATACCACAACTGATGCTAAGCCTGGCGTCATCAATAGACCACATGACTTCATTATGTCTAATTCGTTGGCTTAGTGCACCTTCCAATATCGTCTGCATCGGccctgctttgctgcttactTTAATACGCTGCggttttatttcaatatttaattgcttggcaGTTTTCAAGTCCTCTGGGAGCTCCAAATGCAACTCCAAATCACTCAACGTCTGGGACCAGCAATGATGTTCAAATACAGCGCCATTCTTGAAATCACTGGTTTCAAATATGCGTTTAGTCTTTGTATTCGCTGGCTGTGTTGAAGCTAGAGGTTTTCTTTCTTTAATAGTCTCTACTACGATTTCCTCAACAGCAGGCGGCACTTGAGTTCCATCTACTTCAATGTCACTTTCTGCTGTCATGGTTTGAATCAAACAGTCGGGGTCATAACGTTGCATTGCGCCATACAGTATTTTATCACGCATGCCCTTGGCAAATCCTATTTTTTCCTCTGCACTATGTTTGGTGTGATAATAATCTGTGCTGCGAAATCAACcgtcaataaaaacaaagttctTACAGTTTAATCGCTTTTCTTACTTGCGGCGCAAAAATCCGAATATTGCATCCAAAAAACCTGTAATTGTTTTACGCTCTTGCAATATTTCCATTAACATGGCATCGCTACGTTGGTAATCCATCTCTGCTTcctatatttcaaattataattttgtaaacaagtaagcattaaaatttgtctcagtaaacttttatatacactttgactagggtatcAGAGCAAACACACGAACACATTCAAAAACGCATACACACGTGACGCGTACGCTCGCTTgtacgtttgtatggcgcgttgGAGATGGATACATACCTAGACGAACAGCTCgactgtttgttttgctgccaTTCTTACTTCtgctgttacatacatttctACAACTGAATGATACCTCTCAATTTTTagtaaaaaatttcaaagtgtataaaaagtacGCTGGCGAATTTCTTGCGCATTATTGTGAATGGCAGATgtgaaagaagaaaaaaaatttaaattcaaatgcgaACTGCATGCAGagacataaattatatttattttgtaatcattttataaattattacacCAGACTTATTTCTTCAGGCAACACACCAAGCGCACACTTAGACCAGTCATAATCTGTAAATGTAAAACACCAgttaattcaaaattcaaaatttttctGCTATAAACTAACCCGTCTCTAACTtccaaatgccaaatgttgCACTCTGTgcaatatttgtaattgttggtGCTTCCTCTGATTGTTTTCTGCTTCTAGCTTCATAGATGTTGCATAGTTCAGTTAGATTTTCTATCTGCTCAGCTGTTAATGGTGAGTCCATCAATGGCAGTAAGCTGCAATAAGAGAATTTCGTATATAAGTTAGTGTGTTTTTATAacaatctaaataaatttacccCTTTAGTATAGTTGCCGAGTATGTATTTAAGTTATTCTGTCGCTGTATTAAAAACTCTTCATCAAATACCCAGGATCGTGGTTTTTTTGAAGTTTCACAAAAGATTAGCGTAAGTGACTGATCCACGCCTGAGTGTATAAGCAACTGACGCAGTAGTTTTGATACAACTGGTTTATTTAGCATTGAAAAGTCAATTGGTTTAAAGTCGGGGTTctataaaacataaatgtatgcttgaaaattttaaagagGTTTATATCAACTACTTACCATATCTAATTCCTCTTGATACATTCGCTTCATTCGGCTCAGCATAACAAAGgtttgcagcattttgctACCCCAATAGCTAGCTCCAGCGCGTCTTTCATTGCTTACATTCTCATTCTCCGTCAACTgcacaaaggcaacaaaaagaTTTTCAATATACCCTTGCACGGCGAATAGACGAAAGAGCTCTTGTGTGGCTTCAATAAGTAGTTCCTCCTGTTCGGTGTGTTTGAGAccagcaacaagaaaatatttcatattcaGCACACttgacatatatatatccagCAATTCTTCCATGGGCTGTCGCTTGATAGCCGCAGCCAGATCGTTAACAACGGCATTTAACATTTCCATTgtggtttttgcttttttcgtAGAACTATAAACTCTTAGCTTGTTAAACTCCATACTggattttagtttattaatagCTTTCAGTTTATATGCGCCTTCAAGCTGACACTCCAACGCCAAGTCATAAAGTTCAAATAACACACTGAGCTCtctttcaaatttcaatttgtcttTTCTCTGTAGGTTTTGTGCATCCAAATTCGCCATTTTTTCGCGTTGAGGTAACCAGTAAAATTTACGCATCCATTCCGTACAATGCTCGGCAGTATGTCGCAGCACTACTGCTGGGGGCAGCTCCTGTCCATGCGCACATAAATGTCGCAGATCCACTATAAAAGACTGGAGACCCAGCTTACGTGCCGTTTCATACATGCTGCTCATATTATAATCCTGCATGATTGAAGACATAAAGTTGAAAAAGCGTGTAAAGGCGCTCGCGTAGGTAGTCTGTATGTTGCTATTGCCCTGCTTATCCTCCAGTTGTGCCTTAATCAAAACACTAGTGGCTAATACTGAGGCGGGACAAAGTGTGCCTCTTCGCAGACTCCAAATGCGCAGCTGACTGAGCGCTTTTCGTAAATTAACTGGCGTCGTGTCTTTGTCAAACAGCCAATTGTATACCATTTTAAACTCGGCGCTGTAATTGCAGAAACTGTTATTCAAAAATACAAGtttctaaaatataaagaagCGTACGTGTCAGTCCAAGGTGTTACCACCATACGTTGTTTGGGCGGTGTTGGCTCTGTTGTTGTAATCGGTGCATGCTCTtcgaattttctttttttatttgatttgccatTTTTAAGACCTGACACGCTTTTCATTATTTTCGGTTTGTTATGTCTGGACAAATGCAGCTGAACTTTGTCAACTGAACTAGTTCTCGAGAGTCGTTCAAGTCCCCTTTCTGCGAAAGTATCGTATGTTACAAAAACCAAATTGTTCTTTTGAACATATAATCTTATTTtgaacattaaaataaactatataatgtataataaacaaaatatttttggtttgttttccAACCAAAAAAgagaatttcaatttcttgtCAGTAGGCaagtgctttaaataaaactcaaaacaagcataaaatattaataaagatCGTAGTGGGTTTCGCCTTCTATTCCACTCGCTTTTCGAGTTCCTTCAATTGTTAACATTAAATGTGGtgtcaaaataattgttaacacCCATTAACGTTTTTAGGTAATCTGTACATCGATACAGATAATTTTACATATTCCGACAATTTCTGACATTCATAGCTTTTGGAATTTCAGATCATATTTACATTACCGACCACGTTAGAGGAATTTCGGTGACTgttgaattttcaataaattttagtttcgacattttttagaattttagataattattttttttatggatGACTTGACTGAAAATTCAATTGGCGGTCGCAGGCATTTTGCAATCGCCTaactcattaaatatttttcataaatttttcaatGAAAATTTCAGATTTATATATCTTACCGTTCGTGGATGTCACTTTTATTGAGAGGAAAATTGAGTTGTTCGACATTTCCCTGccgaaattaaaaattgtcacTGATTTACTGTACAGCGATCACCCGTCAGTCAAGACTTACtcttttatgtatgtatatcgaagatttgtattttttattttatatatgtttggagaaaattgttttctttcttCTTACGcttaatgtaataaaattcCTAATGAAGTCCAAAACTATAagtatgttaaaaaaatatcaatcgCATatcatacacatacataaattagcAATATTTGTGTAGAAAGTTTAAAGTTAACACCTAGCTGGATTGCCCAAAGTACAGTAGagacaaaattttaaaataaattaattaattaattaactaacaataaacaatacaatATTCTGTCGGTTTTTTCCTTCTTTAAGAGTTATCATTCACTTAAAAATATCGTaaaattgctaacaatttttattatgtaaagTTAAGTTATCGATGAGCTATTCTCGATCAGCAACTATCGGTATATGAGTTTCACATTTGGTCACATTGCTGTTGAggatacaaaacaaaagtgtaatattttttttatttatattctcaTTTGCAGTAGTTGTAGTTTTATTTCATACTAGCTATgatattatttcaaaaattgtttttatatatatatgtttttatattataaatatgtatagtttgttgttgttccagtattttacatttttggaACATCGCTGAGCCTATTCCCTGCCTACCTGCAGCAACAGTTTTCACCaaaacacactcacatatgTATGACAgtcacaataacaacaacattgccgATATTTTGAACCCAGATTACATCGATGGACTGCCAACAAAGAAGATGATAGTTGGTTCCTTTCTTATGTTTGTGATATtctcatatttaaaattactatACATACTCGTGGCACTCTATTTGGCGCTGCATTACGCACACTGAAAGGAAAAGAGCGATAGAGGATAACAGGATAAGCAGGCAAATGTATCACTTTGTGGCTGAGCAAACACCCGAACTACGACTCGCTAGAAATGTGCTCGTTGGCAGTCAGACAACACAGTACCTGAAGAGTTTTCAGCTAGAAGCGGTGCGTTTTCTCTACGACCGGCTGTCCAAACAAGACTTTTGCATATATAACGATGAGAGCGGCTTGGGAAAGTGTGCATCAGTTGTTGCGCTCCTAGGTGCAATTGGAGCATGTAAAAAGACACTCATTGTAACACAGAACGATGATcatttgctggctggctggcaatttCATCTGGGCGTGCTCACAgacttgtctgtctgtcttatAAAGGATATTAAGGGTTCGATAATTGCATAACATAGCTCAAGATGCATTgaatacttatatttattttatagataGCACTGCATCGCCACATAGCGTTTATTTAGCCAAGTGGAGCGTGCTGCGCGGCTTAGGTGACTTAAGACAACTTAAGTTTGACTACATAATTGTGGATCATCGCGGACATATGCTAAATAATAACTTTTGCACTTCTATGTTGCTGAAACGTTATGAGCGTAAAATCAATATTGTGATCTCTAGCGTGGACATAACCgtaagcatttatatatatatatatattttttttttatataaaaacgtaatattatttacttatttcatttacagtctgatataaaattattgtacaaCGTGCTGCGCTTAGGTGGTCGCCTGGAACATCAGTACAACAGTTTTCGTAGCTTTGagcgtaaatttaatttgccagaTGTTAAGGATGTGTTAAGCAAACGCGTCGATTTGGAGGTTTATTACAAGCAGCGTGGCATTATAGGCGAATATATCAAGTTTGTTTACTAACTAAACTTTTTGTActtacattaattttatataatttaagaaACTTTCGCCTGCGCCGCTATCGCCATCAATTTGAGGCATATTTACCGCTAGTCTCAGTTGAGCAGTATACAACTAATCTTAGCAATTGGCTGGGTGAgaacaacagtaacagcacTATTAGTGGCTCCACTATAGCATCTACGACATCAACGCGTTCCACGGGCGACACAGATGAAATTTTCGAGTGCTTAATGAGTATAAAAAAAGAGCACGAGGCAGCAAAGCTTGAGCAAATAGACAACATATCGATATCAGACTGCAGCGAAGAAGTGGTAGCCATGGAACCATTAGTGTTTGAAATGTCTGAGCCAGAAACTGAAGCAGATGCTGCATCTAAATCTAGCACAGAGGTAGTGCTTGTGTCCAGCGAAGATTGTGATATTGTTACGCCTCCCATAACACCGCCCTTGCTTGCAGCACTGACGAAACCTGAAGCAACaattaagccaaaaacaaaatgtgctaAGCGAGTGAAGAATATTGAGGCACAGCCGAGGGAATCTTCCAGAAGTACTCGTAATTGTAATGTAAGACTAACACGGCTAAATTTGGCAGCAGACACTTTGAAAATATCTGCAAGGAAAACAGATAAGCAAGTGCAGAATCCACAAGAGCCAAAGGATGGAAAAGCCAAGACGCAAGCGATTACGCCAAAAACCGAGCCTAGATCAAATCGTGGCGAAAATATTGGCCGCCGAGAGACTCGTAGCATGCAACGACTCACGCGATCAGCTGAAGCGAccattagcaacaaatatattaacacCACCATGGCCTTGGACTTTGAGAAGACACCAAAGTCCAGCAGAAAATCTAGGCATCCAATAAAGAAAACGGCAAACAAGCCAGAATCGACAGAGAAAATGGTGAAACCAAATAAAATAGTGACAAAAAAGATTGAAAAGGAAAATCTAGAAAGCGTACCTGATGCAACACCACAGCTATTAAGCGCAAGTTCGTTTTCCTCCGACTCGTATATGCAGTGTGCGCAAAAACTGCCAGAGAATCTGTCTGATATGGCGCCTTTGCCTACACCCGAGTTTCGAGTGCCAAGCATACCACAATCGCCACTGTTGCTGCACACCTCGACCAATTTATTCAATGATTCGGAGTTGATTATGCTGCCCAGCTTAGAGCCGCCGTCAGATGTGGTGGTTATCAATAGTTCGATCGATGAAAGCCAGCCGCAGTCACAGCAGTCTACAAAGCAATTGCCAAGTCGACGCACCAGAGCACTAAAAAGGAAACCCAAAGCCAAAACGTCGCCTATCAAGCAACCTAGCACCTCAAGCTTTGGGCTGTTACTTGCGGAGCAGCGTAGGTCAGCCAATAAATCGCCAGATATATTTAGCAACTGCTCGGACATGTCACAGATGTCGCTGGCTCAACCTTTGCCATCTGCCTCGCCCTTTGAgggctttaaaatttttgggAGCGAGGTCAagcatctgcagcagcaacatgcgcaaGCGACGCCTCCTAAAAAGAAACGGGAGCGCAGCTGTTTGGATCTTCTGGAGCAAATGTTTGAGCCGCCAAATAAAAAACCCAGCATGAATATGGTGCTGCCTAGTTTGCCTagtcccaaaaaaaaacttccgCAGCGACGCTTTACTTTGCTAGACGAGGACATCTTTGAGATTACCAACAATGGTGAATTTGGAAATCGCTTGCGTctcaatgccaatggcaatgttTCACCCGTGCACTAccagcaaacgcagcagccacaaccGCAGCGCAATAAGATAACCAACTATTTAATTAGCTCCGGCAACACACCCGAGGAAGCACATTCTACACGCCTGCAGGCCAGTCCAGCTCAACGTAAATCACCCAAAGCACTTAAGTCCACACAATCTACGAAGCTAACACGCTGGTTTGGCAGCGTTACACAATCACAAAGCGTACCAAACACGCCCATTGTGCCGGCAGAGAAGCAGGCAAGTGCACGTGCCGCACGCAGTGGTGGCGCTACTAAACGCAAACGTCTAGATCTCAATAAATGATCTAAGAACATGTTAATCAAAAGACTCTAGAGACGCAAGACTAAGCAGAGCGTCGAGAAACAAACatgttgaataaatattaatatttatgaaaaagaaaatattaaactcacactcaaaaaatattaaagtttgtaTTAGCTGAAGCAAACATTGCCAACGATAAACATAATCCCACAACTAGCTCAAACAATTAGCCGAATTAGAATTTtgaattaagttttaaatttacgttttttttcATACATTTAATATGAAGTTTatgtgaaaatatatatttaactgaaTTGGACACCACGCTGTTTAATTACGTTTAAAAATATGCGTTAGATTATGCATGACAGCGCGACGCTGAAACTCGAGCTCCGAACGGCAGGCTCTGCCCAGAAATGGTGGGCATTGATATTGGATCTTTTCATGTGCGTAGGTATCGCTGCCCATTGCGCTGAACTTAAATTCACTTAGCGAACGCAGACAGTACATGCCCCCAAAGAAGCAGGTCTCATGACTGGACTGTATAGCCCACGCGGGTGGCTGCACATTCGGAAGCGTCTTGGTCACTACaaatttggctttggctgtgttGAGCCAGTGTGGCCAGTGCGCTAAGCGCTCCGTATACTGCACCGTATAACGCCAGTCATGGGCGTGGCCCTGATCATCAAGTATCTTAAAACTTAATCTAAAAAGCAAAGggttaacttattttattcttggaaatatttcattattttatacacacatgGTAGGATTTAGCATGCGCATTTTGTTAAAGTCCGCCACATATTCCCACACCGTTTCCGGCTTAGTATTCCCGATAACACCGTCTATTTGATATTTCTGATAGCCGCCGGAGAAAACAAAGACGTACAACAAGAGGCCTGTGGCGAGCAGCAGCGATAGTTTCTTGATATTCCATTGACGCCGGCCATACATGCCTCTGTTGCCCATTGCTGgagtgtgtgtgaatgtgtgtgtatgcacggaattcaataaaaattttaaataaacagtCAAACTACAACGCGGGATAAACAGAGACGAAGTCAACGGGAGCGTGGTACTGAGCGTACTGAGAAATGGAAATGAATGCGGAGGAAATTGAAGCTGAGCACtgagaaaataaatacaaatgtgtatggagtatgtatgtatatctggAGTTGATCGAAGGCAGAGGCAGTGGCGTGGATAACATGCGAAAGGGGATTAGgataattgtataaatatcaAGCAATAGGGAATTTTACTATCTACACAAGACAAAACAATAGAATGGGAAGAAATGTTggaataacattttaataatatattaatatttttttgtttaacattctaaattaaattttaaatgttaataaaagcCGATTGatgtatttttaacttttttttaattattttgtattaaaaaattaatatggtaaattcaaataaaagttgaatCTAGGAcctaaatacaaaaatacacagTCTTgactatttgtatttttgtaataCGATATGTTTCAAAACATATGGATTTAtatgttatattttaaagttatatAAAGACTAATAGAGCTTTTTACTGAAGTCATAAAAACCGactaattatttgaaattttctttttaaaaataagaagcacataagtttatttaaagctaaaaatattacctaatctaaaattaaataatatttttaaaatgttaaaatatatcttattttacaaatttagttaaataatttttaaatctttagataaatatactaataatttgtattttt
The DNA window shown above is from Drosophila busckii strain San Diego stock center, stock number 13000-0081.31 chromosome 3L, ASM1175060v1, whole genome shotgun sequence and carries:
- the LOC108598769 gene encoding LOW QUALITY PROTEIN: nurim homolog (The sequence of the model RefSeq protein was modified relative to this genomic sequence to represent the inferred CDS: deleted 2 bases in 1 codon), with product MKENIRKMAPFLKFLVLLGSLATFIYTFYVVGNLTLFLSLPREISKAHTWIFNLLDNKSRLETAYGPIVWDALYIIGFIFQHSLQKSAIVKNLLRKWGLASAERTMYCLTSSLCLHYLLKNWLPATSIVLWQINVESPVIWWAFVITHILCWAVIFGGSIILDLPELLGIKQAYYSLHNYADPLAYKSPQLRTLYAHVRHPSFIGFTLILFVTNVMSLDRLVLAVLLTTYMYVAWSTDQRDVAYHQQQLQRKKHELKAQ
- the LOC108600666 gene encoding immediate early response 3-interacting protein 1; the protein is MFTLWTLVEASLLCLNAVCILHEERFLAKFGWGRQANQQNFGPPTAKDQVLNLIRSIRTVAKIPLIFLNVIAIIFKLLLG
- the LOC108600664 gene encoding uncharacterized protein YER152C, which gives rise to MSDMSAHNQEAKLKHLFDGGPLNVYQQEILNLGVGAPGTDLLEPCCEIFQQATTHCLSNEQKYNQSLIFQYGPSSGDYEARYEIAKYLSEKYDNAVHAKDLIITAGATQGLHFVLSTLIDFNGFIFVDEYTYMIALDAMQQFTSIQIVPLKLNEDGVDLEDLEQKARDRVFKSKNKDFWAMYYAIPTYHNPTGILFSPAVCRGIVQLARKYDFLVLCDDVYNILHYGEKPEFSRLMSYDDPTAAGYTGNVISNGSFSKIIGPGVRLGWLEVPGRLKPQLISSGIINSGGCFNNYTVGILRSLFQMQLVQPHIERLYKAYKERMMATISVLNSELPDGCSMQSPSGGYFIWIQLPAPVDVRELLQYSMEHENIYFIPGTRFAVEEGKGKQCFRLSIAFHSKAKLEDGVRRLCACIKSFIQSVNK
- the LOC108600665 gene encoding biogenesis of lysosome-related organelles complex 1 subunit 2 produces the protein MEHEQPTTSAKAGQAADPDSPMHGPTLSTSTSSFEALAQRYDPNLSRMAINMFQKTEEYLQHELNAPLEDYKLLEEMNKATIAKYKDMRQIAENLNVSTNDLCDKFQQLAPLMQQIDEISDTVDKLEAAAYKLDAYSIALENRVKCVLQRKSSPHAGQ
- the LOC108598768 gene encoding nudC domain-containing protein 3 isoform X2 codes for the protein MQYSDFCAANYYHTKHSAEEKIGFAKGMRDKILYGAMQRYDPDCLIQTMTAESDIEVDGTQVPPAVEEIVVETIKERKPLASTQPANTKTKRIFETSDFKNGAVFEHHCWSQTLSDLELHLELPEDLKTAKQLNIEIKPQRIKVSSKAGPMQTILEGALSQRIRHNEVMWSIDDARLSISCDKAKEGWWERLFESDAEIDITKLDTGRYIDELPQDSQTAIEKLRVKQMAADKQQQTDNPTDPEQAKTFERLKKAWDAEGSPFKGQPFDPSMVRMS
- the LOC108598914 gene encoding uncharacterized protein LOC108598914, which encodes MKSVSGLKNGKSNKKRKFEEHAPITTTEPTPPKQRMVVTPWTDTAEFKMVYNWLFDKDTTPVNLRKALSQLRIWSLRRGTLCPASVLATSVLIKAQLEDKQGNSNIQTTYASAFTRFFNFMSSIMQDYNMSSMYETARKLGLQSFIVDLRHLCAHGQELPPAVVLRHTAEHCTEWMRKFYWLPQREKMANLDAQNLQRKDKLKFERELSVLFELYDLALECQLEGAYKLKAINKLKSSMEFNKLRVYSSTKKAKTTMEMLNAVVNDLAAAIKRQPMEELLDIYMSSVLNMKYFLVAGLKHTEQEELLIEATQELFRLFAVQGYIENLFVAFVQLTENENVSNERRAGASYWGSKMLQTFVMLSRMKRMYQEELDMNPDFKPIDFSMLNKPVVSKLLRQLLIHSGVDQSLTLIFCETSKKPRSWVFDEEFLIQRQNNLNTYSATILKGLLPLMDSPLTAEQIENLTELCNIYEARSRKQSEEAPTITNIAQSATFGIWKLETDYDWSKCALGVLPEEISLV
- the LOC108598768 gene encoding nudC domain-containing protein 3 isoform X1; the encoded protein is MDYQRSDAMLMEILQERKTITGFLDAIFGFLRRNTDYYHTKHSAEEKIGFAKGMRDKILYGAMQRYDPDCLIQTMTAESDIEVDGTQVPPAVEEIVVETIKERKPLASTQPANTKTKRIFETSDFKNGAVFEHHCWSQTLSDLELHLELPEDLKTAKQLNIEIKPQRIKVSSKAGPMQTILEGALSQRIRHNEVMWSIDDARLSISCDKAKEGWWERLFESDAEIDITKLDTGRYIDELPQDSQTAIEKLRVKQMAADKQQQTDNPTDPEQAKTFERLKKAWDAEGSPFKGQPFDPSMVRMS